One stretch of Harmonia axyridis chromosome 1, icHarAxyr1.1, whole genome shotgun sequence DNA includes these proteins:
- the LOC123688992 gene encoding phytanoyl-CoA dioxygenase, peroxisomal-like, translated as MSRKYRFTVSDKALNDQQRKAYDENGYVLVKNIFPHTLLDEFSCYFDDVCAGKVVTTSRMVKDPQLKKLGVTGKKAIFKLQDFLNDDSLFRYTTFQPLLDVVESIIGPDIVAVNSMLINKPPDTHPDDSRYPIHQDLHYLPFRPINATVASWTAMEPIGKEHGCLFTFPGSHKKGNLYPHDYSQGTSNPLFHGVISTIEDPRTYVTMDKGDTMFFHPLLLHGSGPNMTSESRKVISCHFSSTDSYFIDVRGTSQEGIMKEMVDYMNGWVEDYMMIWKLKSRHVSGKKGSFMDLKCHL; from the exons ATGTCCAG GAAATATCGATTTACTGTCAGCGACAAAGCACTAAATGACCAACAGAGGAAAGCATATGATGAAAATGGATACGTTTTAGTGAAAAACATTTTCCCCCATACATTACTTGATGAATTTAG TTGTTATTTCGACGACGTTTGTGCTGGTAAAGTTGTTACAACTTCAAGGATGGTGAAAGATCCTCAACTTAAGAAACTAGGAGTCACAGGAAAAAAAGCTATTTTCAAG CTGCAAGATTTTCTCAACGATGACTCCTTGTTCCGATATACAACCTTTCAACCCTTACTGGACGTTGTCGAAAGTATAATTGGTCCAGATATTGTGGCTGTCAACTCGATGTTGATTAACAAACCACCAGATACCCACCCTGATGATTCTAGGTATCCAATTCATCAG GATTTACATTATCTTCCCTTCAGACCTATCAATGCTACTGTAGCTTCTTGGACAGCGATGGAGCCAATAGGCAAAGAGCATGGATGCCTCTTCACATTTCCTGGATCGCATAAAAAAGGGAATCTGTATCCGCATGACTATTCTCAG GGTACCTCAAATCCTCTATTTCATGGAGTGATAAGCACAATTGAGGATCCTAGGACGTATGTAACCATGGACAAAGGGGATACAATGTTCTTCCACCCTCTACTTTTACATGGTTCTGGCCCCAATATGACATCA gaaTCCAGAAAAGTTATATCCTGTCATTTCTCATCAACTGATTCTTATTTCATAGACGTAAGAGGTACCAGTCAAGAAGGTATAATGAAAGAAATGGTAGATTATATGAATGGTTGGGTTGAAGATTATATG ATGATTTGGAAACTTAAAAGTAGACatgtttctggaaaaaaaggATCATTCATGGATTTGAAATGTCATTTGTGA